A window of the Butyricimonas virosa genome harbors these coding sequences:
- a CDS encoding lysophospholipid acyltransferase family protein, with the protein MKLIDTNDFLLGSHGLNRFRESLVSKLVMYILRLHKLDKLNVKVNDDDPEVLLDSLIEALGVTIEVSKEDLEKIPKNGTFITVSNHPFGGLDGIVLVRLLCKLRPDYKIMSNFLLKKIVPLQDYILGLDPEEGKKDSNMRVIKEAIRHVVDGKPLGIFPAGEVSSYQADSNHVEDKEWDSSVLKLVKMAKVPVIPIYFKGSNSLLFYLLGMIHPVLKTIKLPSELLNKKNRVVKLRIGNPISVETQNTFHDIAQYGKFLRAKTYLLGSALEVKKFFIKSQKAMPKAEPIAAETESVVLKKEIEGIAEDYLLFNMKNYDIYCSPSVKIPNVLNEIGRLREVTFRAVGEGTNRSIDLDEYDLYYYHLFIWDREEEKIVGAYRVGKGKEIIDRYGMKGFYINSLFKMRKEMLPVLYESIELGRSFITEEYQRKPLPLFMLWKGILYFLLKNPEYRYLIGPVTISGKYTEVSKELIMRFIQENHYSHELAKYVIPRSKYQVHSEEPGVQVMLDAAQKDISVLDKMIGDIEPSSDKLPVLLKKYISLNAKIIGFNIDPKFNMCLDGLLILDIFDVPMKTIESLSKEINDDTILSRFSSDSVEL; encoded by the coding sequence ATGAAATTAATTGATACGAATGATTTTTTGCTTGGCTCTCATGGGTTGAACCGTTTTCGAGAAAGCTTGGTATCCAAGTTGGTGATGTATATCTTGCGGTTGCATAAACTGGATAAGTTGAATGTGAAGGTAAATGATGATGATCCGGAAGTCCTTTTGGATAGTTTGATCGAGGCTTTGGGGGTGACTATCGAGGTGAGTAAGGAGGATTTGGAAAAAATTCCTAAAAACGGTACTTTTATCACGGTTTCCAATCACCCGTTCGGGGGACTGGATGGTATCGTCCTGGTGCGTTTGCTATGTAAATTACGTCCGGATTATAAAATCATGTCTAATTTTCTGTTGAAGAAAATTGTTCCGTTACAGGATTATATATTGGGGCTGGACCCGGAGGAGGGCAAGAAAGATTCAAATATGCGAGTAATTAAAGAGGCGATACGTCATGTCGTTGACGGGAAACCCTTGGGAATATTCCCTGCCGGAGAGGTTTCTTCTTACCAAGCTGATTCGAATCATGTGGAGGATAAGGAGTGGGATTCTTCGGTTTTGAAGTTGGTGAAAATGGCGAAAGTGCCTGTTATCCCGATATATTTTAAAGGTTCTAACAGTTTGTTGTTTTATTTACTGGGGATGATTCATCCGGTATTGAAAACGATTAAGTTGCCTTCCGAGTTGTTGAACAAGAAAAACAGGGTGGTGAAGTTAAGGATCGGGAACCCGATCAGTGTGGAGACTCAGAATACATTTCATGATATAGCTCAGTATGGTAAGTTCTTGCGGGCGAAAACTTATTTATTGGGATCTGCGTTAGAAGTGAAGAAGTTTTTTATTAAATCACAGAAAGCAATGCCTAAAGCAGAACCGATTGCGGCAGAGACCGAGAGTGTAGTATTGAAGAAAGAAATCGAGGGGATAGCGGAAGACTACCTGTTGTTTAACATGAAGAATTACGATATATATTGTTCCCCTTCCGTGAAGATTCCGAACGTGTTGAACGAGATTGGTCGTTTGCGGGAAGTTACTTTCCGTGCGGTGGGAGAAGGAACGAATCGTAGTATCGATTTGGATGAATACGATCTTTATTACTATCACTTGTTTATTTGGGATCGGGAGGAAGAGAAAATTGTCGGGGCTTATCGCGTAGGGAAAGGAAAAGAGATTATTGACCGTTACGGGATGAAGGGGTTTTATATCAACTCGTTGTTTAAGATGCGAAAAGAGATGCTACCCGTGTTGTACGAATCGATCGAGTTGGGACGTTCTTTTATCACGGAGGAGTACCAGCGTAAACCACTCCCCTTGTTCATGTTGTGGAAAGGTATTCTTTATTTCTTGTTGAAAAACCCGGAGTATCGTTATCTGATCGGTCCGGTGACAATCAGTGGGAAGTACACGGAAGTGTCGAAAGAGTTGATCATGCGTTTTATTCAGGAGAATCATTATAGTCATGAACTGGCAAAATACGTGATCCCGCGTTCCAAGTATCAGGTTCATTCGGAAGAGCCTGGGGTTCAGGTGATGCTGGATGCCGCTCAAAAGGATATATCCGTGCTGGACAAGATGATCGGGGATATTGAGCCGTCGAGTGATAAGTTACCGGTTTTGTTGAAGAAATATATTTCGTTGAATGCCAAGATTATCGGTTTTAATATCGATCCGAAGTTTAATATGTGTTTGGATGGTTTACTTATTTTAGATATTTTTGACGTGCCGATGAAAACGATCGAGTCGTTGTCAAAAGAGATAAATGATGACACGATATTGAGCCGATTCTCTTCGGATAGTGTGGAACTGTAA
- a CDS encoding LysE family translocator — MYDILYLFKGMLVGLMVSIPLGPMGVLIIQKTLHKGALSGFIAGMGAASADFFYASVAAFGLGYVINTVQTHELLLQIIGGIFLLCIGLKIYFDNPIRQIRQRRQGRVSKTGLLGDYLSLFFLTVSNPITVVVFMAVFAGMSVFGESSSMLGELLVVMGVLLGGGVWWYTLSTLVNIFRKKFRLRVLITINRVSGLVITILGALVILAAFAPFKNLVIH, encoded by the coding sequence ATGTACGATATATTGTATCTTTTCAAGGGAATGTTGGTTGGTTTAATGGTATCGATTCCATTAGGGCCAATGGGTGTATTGATTATCCAAAAAACCTTGCATAAGGGTGCGCTATCAGGTTTCATTGCCGGCATGGGTGCTGCTTCTGCAGATTTCTTTTATGCTTCGGTGGCGGCATTCGGGTTGGGGTACGTGATAAATACCGTGCAGACCCACGAGCTATTGTTACAGATTATCGGTGGAATTTTTCTTCTGTGTATCGGGTTAAAAATTTATTTTGATAACCCGATTCGTCAGATTCGTCAACGACGTCAAGGTCGGGTGAGCAAGACCGGGTTGCTGGGGGATTATCTTTCATTGTTTTTTTTGACGGTTTCCAATCCGATCACGGTGGTCGTCTTTATGGCAGTTTTTGCCGGAATGTCCGTTTTCGGAGAATCTTCTTCTATGCTGGGAGAGTTGTTGGTGGTGATGGGGGTGTTGTTAGGCGGTGGCGTGTGGTGGTACACGCTCTCGACTTTGGTAAATATCTTTCGTAAGAAGTTCCGGTTACGCGTGTTAATCACGATTAACCGGGTTTCCGGGTTAGTCATCACGATTTTGGGGGCTCTGGTTATTTTAGCCGCTTTCGCTCCTTTTAAAAACCTGGTGATTCATTGA
- the hydE gene encoding [FeFe] hydrogenase H-cluster radical SAM maturase HydE, with the protein MKKMYTLPELENMLTCRGEEENRLYSEAKRVKNENIGNNVYLRGLIEISNICTKDCYYCGIRKSNTETARYTLSDNEIIEAADFAYTHHFGSIVLQGGERSDKEFVNRITRLLREIKKNSNNELGITLSLGEQTEDTYKRWKDAGAHRYLLRIETSNPELYAKIHPNNPLHSHSTRLKCLESLQHCGYQTGTGVMIGLPFQTITDLANDLLFLQSMDIDMVGMGPYLEHHATPLYEYRHLLLPLQERLRLSIHMVAALRLLMPDINIAATTALQAIDPAGREKALEIGANVVMPNITPTTNRTLYKLYENKPGTHEGAAESMRKLEESIFKSGCKVAYGTWGDSRHFQSRTEN; encoded by the coding sequence ATGAAAAAGATGTATACACTCCCAGAGCTGGAAAACATGCTGACTTGTCGGGGAGAAGAAGAAAATCGGCTTTACTCGGAAGCCAAAAGAGTAAAAAACGAAAACATCGGCAACAACGTCTATCTCCGGGGATTAATTGAAATTTCAAACATTTGCACCAAAGACTGTTATTACTGCGGTATCCGAAAATCCAACACGGAAACTGCACGATACACACTTTCGGACAACGAGATCATTGAGGCCGCAGACTTTGCCTACACGCATCATTTCGGTTCCATCGTGTTACAGGGTGGAGAACGTTCCGATAAAGAATTCGTGAATCGAATCACCCGTTTGTTGCGAGAAATCAAAAAAAACAGTAACAACGAGTTAGGTATCACACTTTCGCTGGGAGAACAAACGGAAGATACTTACAAACGCTGGAAAGATGCCGGGGCACATCGCTATTTGCTACGCATCGAAACCTCCAATCCCGAATTATACGCCAAGATTCACCCGAACAACCCGCTCCACTCCCATTCAACACGTTTGAAATGCCTGGAAAGCCTGCAACACTGCGGATATCAAACGGGTACCGGCGTGATGATCGGGCTACCGTTTCAAACCATTACCGATCTGGCAAACGACTTGCTGTTCCTACAATCCATGGACATCGACATGGTAGGCATGGGGCCTTACTTGGAACACCATGCTACCCCCCTGTACGAATACCGCCATTTGCTCCTTCCCCTTCAGGAAAGATTGCGCCTGTCCATTCACATGGTAGCGGCACTCCGGCTTCTCATGCCGGACATTAATATCGCAGCCACCACGGCCCTTCAAGCCATTGACCCCGCCGGAAGAGAAAAAGCACTGGAAATCGGGGCGAACGTGGTGATGCCCAACATTACTCCCACGACGAACCGTACCCTTTACAAACTCTACGAGAACAAACCGGGAACCCATGAAGGAGCCGCAGAATCCATGCGCAAACTGGAAGAAAGCATTTTTAAAAGCGGTTGTAAAGTAGCCTACGGGACTTGGGGAGATTCCCGACATTTCCAATCAAGAACGGAAAATTAA
- a CDS encoding WD40 repeat domain-containing protein — protein sequence MKKIALIVFGIVLLGGIGFALWWVNEREREVDIPKESFIPYNSAVVINVNANANLSPKIATAFDREIKAFRKSMLSRVVDTLKQVSQVDTSSYVMAIRVEGKQSIRFLYVLNRSGLFSRGDVHAFLQKMFAGLQVKERKYNNQKIYLASRGKDEVCYAIVGGMVLVSNSELYVEDAVNQLGHSGEDEKDGAPRFKNVNRYFSAGAGLNVFLNTTCFSDLLPLLLQKDFIAKQTNIAKWFKWGALDGDIKPNGVSFNGFVHYDGLKAAFPIAFKGQVPQDSKLDAVIPADVKCVSILALNDVKNYLASLESYRYGAGQIENVRKRKQEFARLFGDKLEEEWQALLKGEWGKGTLSYDASRKQEEGIVVVHVKAGSLAGGLLEKMLKSYASKSGISETSLYRSFALDKDKKVSYFKMPVPDFAGVMWGYVLGGIATNYVLVEDNYVVFASSEKGLQSFASDYMRRLSVRDQEWYQKLRTKLSSKFNWMYLSEMVSMLPYYEQVTKGALRELLERNKEGMEAFSSLGLQWGCEGDMLYHTLFLSTEEVEQKQAQIMWQTRLDARMSMKPAIVVNHNTGERELFVQDEGNTIYLINDVGRILWKLPIDGKINSEVYQVDMFKNGKLQYLFSTPGHLYLIDRNGNYLPRFPLAFKSPCERGISVADYENNKNYRVFAPGADHHVYLYEVSGNFVKGWDVPKSDNDIVSKIYHFRVEGKDYLVYADRYRLYILDRKGKERVKVSTLLNLSANTSLYLTKQNGQMKMAFMDANGEIVLVNFRGQVERIRGEEMIGGGMFNVEDVNNDGQDEFIYTLKNRIVVMDNKGKLLFEKHWEDSELDFPYIYRFSARDSRIGIMDGKGERLFLLDMKEVSKGFPIRGNSPFSIAFGDNGSAGFYLFAGSDGTHLLKYRVLR from the coding sequence GTGAAGAAAATTGCATTAATCGTTTTTGGGATTGTCCTTCTCGGAGGAATAGGATTTGCGCTATGGTGGGTGAACGAGCGGGAACGGGAGGTGGATATCCCGAAGGAATCGTTTATTCCCTATAATTCTGCTGTTGTGATTAATGTGAATGCGAATGCGAATTTATCACCGAAGATTGCTACCGCTTTTGATCGGGAAATTAAGGCATTTCGGAAAAGTATGTTATCTCGGGTCGTAGATACGTTGAAACAAGTGTCTCAGGTAGATACTTCCTCTTATGTGATGGCGATTCGGGTGGAAGGGAAACAATCGATTCGTTTTTTGTACGTGTTGAACCGGAGTGGTTTGTTTTCCAGGGGGGATGTACATGCTTTTTTGCAAAAGATGTTTGCCGGGCTACAGGTGAAAGAGCGAAAATATAATAACCAGAAGATATACTTGGCAAGTCGGGGGAAGGATGAGGTGTGTTACGCTATTGTCGGGGGTATGGTATTGGTTTCTAATTCTGAACTATACGTGGAAGATGCCGTAAACCAATTAGGTCATTCCGGTGAGGATGAAAAAGACGGGGCTCCCCGTTTTAAAAATGTGAATCGTTATTTCTCCGCGGGAGCCGGTTTGAACGTGTTTTTGAACACGACTTGTTTTTCCGATTTACTTCCTTTATTATTACAAAAAGATTTTATTGCTAAACAGACGAATATCGCTAAATGGTTTAAGTGGGGGGCGTTGGATGGCGATATAAAGCCGAATGGGGTCAGTTTTAACGGTTTTGTGCATTATGACGGGTTGAAGGCCGCATTCCCTATTGCGTTTAAGGGGCAAGTTCCCCAGGATTCCAAACTGGACGCCGTGATACCTGCCGACGTGAAGTGTGTTAGTATTCTGGCTCTGAATGATGTGAAAAATTACTTGGCTTCTCTTGAGAGTTATCGTTACGGGGCGGGACAGATTGAGAATGTCCGGAAACGGAAACAGGAGTTTGCTCGTCTTTTTGGGGATAAGTTGGAGGAGGAGTGGCAGGCTTTGTTAAAAGGTGAATGGGGGAAAGGAACGCTTTCTTATGATGCGAGCCGGAAACAGGAAGAAGGGATCGTGGTGGTTCACGTGAAAGCCGGAAGCTTGGCTGGAGGTTTGTTGGAAAAGATGTTGAAATCGTATGCCTCGAAGTCCGGGATTTCCGAAACTTCGTTATATCGTTCATTTGCCTTGGATAAAGATAAGAAAGTGAGCTATTTCAAGATGCCCGTTCCCGATTTTGCCGGGGTGATGTGGGGATATGTGTTGGGAGGGATAGCAACGAATTACGTGTTGGTGGAAGATAATTACGTGGTGTTTGCTTCTTCTGAAAAAGGACTTCAGTCTTTCGCAAGTGATTATATGCGTCGCCTGAGCGTGAGGGATCAGGAATGGTATCAGAAGCTGAGAACGAAATTATCCTCGAAGTTTAACTGGATGTATTTGTCCGAGATGGTTTCGATGTTACCTTATTACGAACAGGTGACTAAAGGGGCTTTGCGTGAATTGTTAGAGAGAAATAAGGAGGGAATGGAGGCATTTTCTTCTCTCGGGTTACAATGGGGGTGCGAGGGCGATATGCTGTATCACACGTTGTTTTTAAGCACGGAAGAGGTGGAACAGAAACAAGCTCAGATCATGTGGCAGACACGGTTGGATGCTAGAATGAGCATGAAACCGGCGATTGTGGTGAATCATAACACGGGAGAACGTGAACTTTTCGTGCAGGATGAGGGAAATACAATTTACTTGATTAATGATGTGGGACGGATCTTGTGGAAATTGCCGATCGATGGGAAGATCAATAGCGAGGTTTATCAAGTGGATATGTTTAAGAACGGGAAGTTGCAATATTTATTTTCTACACCCGGTCATCTTTATTTGATTGACCGGAATGGTAATTATTTACCTCGGTTTCCGCTGGCATTTAAGTCTCCTTGCGAACGGGGAATCTCGGTGGCTGATTACGAGAATAACAAGAATTACCGAGTGTTTGCTCCTGGGGCTGATCATCACGTGTATTTGTATGAGGTGTCCGGTAATTTCGTGAAAGGTTGGGATGTGCCAAAGAGTGATAATGATATAGTCTCTAAAATTTATCATTTCCGGGTGGAAGGGAAAGATTATCTCGTGTATGCAGACCGGTATCGTTTGTATATCTTGGATCGTAAAGGGAAAGAACGGGTGAAAGTATCTACTTTATTGAATTTGTCCGCTAACACGTCTTTGTACCTGACGAAGCAGAACGGCCAGATGAAGATGGCTTTTATGGATGCTAATGGAGAAATAGTATTGGTGAATTTTCGAGGTCAAGTAGAACGAATCAGGGGAGAAGAGATGATTGGCGGTGGAATGTTCAACGTGGAGGATGTTAATAATGACGGGCAGGATGAGTTTATTTATACGTTGAAAAACAGGATTGTGGTGATGGATAACAAGGGGAAATTGTTATTCGAGAAGCATTGGGAAGATTCGGAATTGGATTTTCCGTATATCTATCGTTTCTCGGCTCGGGATTCAAGAATCGGGATTATGGATGGTAAAGGAGAACGTCTTTTCTTGTTGGACATGAAAGAGGTTTCCAAAGGTTTTCCAATACGGGGAAATTCACCGTTTTCAATAGCTTTTGGAGATAATGGAAGTGCCGGTTTTTACTTGTTTGCAGGGAGTGACGGAACGCATTTACTAAAATATCGGGTGTTGAGATGA
- a CDS encoding aminotransferase class I/II-fold pyridoxal phosphate-dependent enzyme has protein sequence MDIFERVRQQKGNIGQYAKQAHGYFSFPKLEGEIGPRMKFRGKEVLNWSLNNYIGLANDPEVRKADAEAAAKYGMAYPMGARMMSGQTSRHEYLESQLAEFVGKPDAFLLNFGYQGMVSIIDAMTSRHDCIVYDAEDHACIMDGLRLSPAKRYVYQHNDMESLRKQLERATKWVENTGGGILVITEGLFGMAGDLGKLDEIVAMKKDFNFRLLVDDAHGFGTMGPHGAGTGDHFGVMDGIDLYFATFAKAMAGIGAFIACDEDICMYLRYNMRSQTFAKSLPMPMVEGAIKRLELLRTKPELRERLWTIVRALQAGLKADGLNIGRTNSPVTPVYLSGSVAEGTQVAMDLRENYNLFCSIVVYPVIPKGQLLLRLIPTAMHTLEDVEYTVKAFKNVAQKLANGEYNKDVVVDANAL, from the coding sequence GTGGACATTTTTGAAAGAGTAAGACAACAGAAGGGAAACATTGGTCAATATGCCAAACAAGCTCATGGCTATTTCTCTTTCCCGAAATTAGAGGGCGAAATTGGTCCCCGCATGAAATTCCGTGGTAAGGAAGTTTTAAACTGGAGTTTAAATAATTATATCGGTCTTGCAAACGACCCGGAAGTACGTAAAGCTGACGCTGAGGCCGCTGCAAAATACGGTATGGCTTACCCGATGGGGGCACGTATGATGAGTGGGCAAACTTCTCGTCACGAGTACTTGGAATCTCAACTGGCAGAATTTGTGGGAAAACCGGACGCTTTCTTATTAAACTTCGGCTACCAGGGAATGGTTTCCATTATTGATGCCATGACCAGCCGTCATGATTGTATCGTGTACGATGCTGAAGACCATGCTTGTATCATGGACGGTCTTCGTTTGTCTCCCGCAAAAAGATACGTGTACCAGCACAATGACATGGAAAGCCTGCGTAAACAACTGGAAAGAGCGACCAAATGGGTGGAAAACACCGGTGGTGGTATTCTAGTTATTACGGAAGGTCTGTTCGGGATGGCTGGTGACCTCGGAAAATTAGACGAAATTGTTGCCATGAAAAAGGACTTTAACTTCCGCTTGCTCGTGGATGATGCACACGGATTCGGAACCATGGGACCTCATGGAGCCGGAACAGGTGACCATTTCGGAGTAATGGACGGTATTGACCTTTACTTTGCCACTTTCGCGAAAGCAATGGCCGGAATCGGAGCATTTATCGCTTGTGATGAAGATATTTGCATGTATTTGAGATATAATATGCGTTCTCAGACTTTCGCAAAATCACTCCCCATGCCTATGGTTGAAGGTGCGATCAAACGTTTGGAATTATTGAGAACCAAACCGGAATTACGTGAGAGATTATGGACTATTGTTCGTGCTTTACAAGCCGGATTAAAAGCTGACGGTCTGAATATTGGAAGAACCAATTCTCCTGTAACTCCCGTTTACCTATCTGGTAGCGTGGCAGAAGGAACCCAAGTAGCCATGGATTTAAGAGAGAACTATAACCTGTTCTGTTCTATCGTGGTTTACCCCGTTATTCCGAAAGGCCAGTTATTACTCCGCTTGATCCCGACTGCTATGCATACCTTAGAAGACGTGGAGTACACGGTAAAAGCATTCAAAAACGTTGCTCAAAAATTAGCTAACGGAGAATACAATAAAGACGTGGTTGTTGATGCCAACGCTCTTTAA
- a CDS encoding outer membrane protein assembly factor BamD has protein sequence MMKNFIGFLLVIILMSSCSEYQKLLKSGDSQAMYKKAVEYYNNGDYTKASNLFDGIRMVFQGTSKAQSVAYYRAFCSYNQKDYEVAAELFKQFVSIYPESSYVEECLYMIGYCNFLASPKARLDQTVTEKAMESFQLYLSRYPNSSRKEQINEYMDEMRDKLSYKDYLSARNYYLREKYKSAVVSLENCLKDYPGSKYREEIMYMLFNSKYEMAVNSVEDKQYERYNAAKEEYYYFLDEYPESRYAKEMARKYEIINEFLKPYDVDEEE, from the coding sequence ATGATGAAGAATTTTATAGGATTTCTGCTCGTAATAATTTTGATGAGTTCATGTAGTGAGTATCAGAAACTCTTGAAAAGTGGTGATTCTCAAGCCATGTATAAGAAAGCGGTAGAGTATTATAATAATGGAGATTACACGAAAGCTTCCAATTTGTTTGATGGGATTCGGATGGTTTTTCAAGGAACATCCAAGGCTCAGAGTGTAGCTTATTACCGGGCTTTCTGTAGTTATAACCAGAAAGATTATGAAGTTGCAGCGGAATTATTCAAACAATTCGTTTCGATTTATCCGGAAAGTTCTTACGTGGAAGAATGTTTGTACATGATCGGGTATTGTAATTTCTTGGCTTCTCCGAAAGCACGATTGGATCAAACGGTAACCGAGAAGGCGATGGAAAGTTTTCAACTTTATTTGAGTCGTTACCCGAATTCTTCTCGCAAAGAGCAAATTAATGAATACATGGACGAGATGCGGGACAAGTTATCTTACAAGGATTACTTGAGTGCAAGAAATTACTATTTGAGAGAAAAATATAAATCGGCTGTAGTGAGTCTTGAGAATTGTTTAAAGGATTACCCGGGATCTAAATATCGGGAAGAAATCATGTATATGTTGTTCAATTCCAAGTACGAGATGGCTGTAAATAGTGTTGAAGATAAACAATACGAACGTTATAATGCGGCTAAAGAGGAGTATTATTATTTCCTTGATGAATACCCGGAAAGTCGTTATGCCAAGGAAATGGCTCGAAAATATGAAATCATCAACGAGTTCTTGAAACCGTATGATGTTGATGAAGAAGAATAA
- a CDS encoding DNA-directed RNA polymerase subunit omega, which yields MVDFKKVKAPNNTITRNPASLASKADNIYEAVAVIGKRANQISVEMKEELSRKLQEFASYADNLEEIFENREQIEISKYYERLPKPVLIATQEFEDGDIYFRVSSKEKGDANNADEE from the coding sequence ATGGTAGATTTTAAGAAAGTTAAAGCGCCGAATAATACTATTACCCGGAATCCGGCATCATTGGCCAGTAAAGCGGATAACATCTACGAGGCAGTAGCCGTGATCGGTAAAAGGGCTAATCAGATTTCGGTTGAAATGAAAGAGGAGTTAAGTAGGAAACTTCAAGAGTTTGCCTCTTATGCGGATAATTTGGAAGAGATATTTGAAAATCGGGAACAGATCGAGATTTCCAAGTATTACGAGCGTTTGCCGAAACCCGTGTTGATTGCTACCCAGGAATTTGAGGACGGGGACATTTATTTCCGTGTTTCCTCGAAAGAGAAAGGTGATGCAAATAATGCAGACGAGGAATAG
- the coaBC gene encoding bifunctional phosphopantothenoylcysteine decarboxylase/phosphopantothenate--cysteine ligase CoaBC: MLKGKHIILGVTGSIAAYKAATLTRLLVKEGANVKVVMTPLAKEFITPLTMATLSKSPIMVDFYNPENGDWNSHVDLGLWADLYLIAPASANTIGKMAGGIADNLLLTTYLSAKCPVMVAPAMDLDMYKHPATQRNLKVLQSFGNIIIEPESGELASGLIGKGRMEEPERIVAFIADYFARQEDFKGKKVVVTAGPTYEKIDPVRFIGNYSSGKMGLAIAEEFAGRGAEVVLVCGPVNLKTSHPAIRRVDVESAAQMYEVTSKEFVNSDVAVLSAAVADFTPKEKADHKIKRGKDDLLLELLPTKDIAAELGRIKTASQLLVGFALETNDEEVNALSKMQRKNLDMIVLNSLNDKGAGFSVDTNKVTILDKAGNKTVYELKTKVEVAKDIVDQIASRL, from the coding sequence ATGTTAAAAGGAAAACATATTATATTGGGAGTGACGGGCAGTATTGCCGCATACAAGGCCGCAACATTAACTCGTCTGCTTGTGAAAGAAGGGGCGAACGTGAAAGTGGTTATGACCCCCTTGGCGAAAGAGTTTATTACTCCCTTGACAATGGCGACTCTTTCCAAGAGTCCGATTATGGTCGATTTTTATAACCCGGAAAATGGGGATTGGAACTCTCATGTTGATTTGGGGTTGTGGGCTGATTTGTATCTGATAGCTCCGGCCTCCGCGAATACGATTGGAAAGATGGCAGGAGGTATAGCAGATAATCTTTTGCTGACGACATATTTGTCTGCCAAATGTCCGGTGATGGTTGCTCCGGCAATGGATTTGGATATGTATAAACATCCGGCAACGCAACGAAATTTGAAGGTATTGCAATCTTTTGGCAATATTATTATCGAACCGGAGAGTGGGGAACTGGCTAGTGGCTTGATTGGGAAAGGACGAATGGAGGAACCGGAAAGGATAGTTGCTTTTATTGCTGATTATTTTGCTCGACAGGAGGATTTCAAAGGTAAAAAAGTGGTGGTAACAGCAGGACCTACTTACGAGAAAATAGATCCTGTACGTTTTATCGGGAATTATTCTTCCGGGAAAATGGGATTGGCTATTGCGGAGGAATTTGCAGGACGGGGGGCAGAAGTGGTGCTTGTGTGTGGTCCTGTAAATCTGAAAACGAGTCACCCTGCGATTCGTCGAGTGGACGTGGAGTCTGCTGCTCAGATGTACGAAGTAACATCAAAAGAGTTTGTTAACAGTGATGTTGCGGTTTTGAGTGCTGCTGTGGCTGATTTTACCCCGAAGGAAAAAGCTGATCACAAAATTAAACGGGGTAAGGATGATCTGTTGCTGGAATTGTTACCGACAAAAGATATTGCTGCTGAATTAGGAAGAATAAAAACTGCGTCACAATTATTAGTTGGGTTTGCCTTGGAAACGAATGATGAAGAGGTGAATGCTCTTTCTAAGATGCAGCGAAAGAATTTGGATATGATCGTCTTGAATAGTTTGAATGATAAAGGTGCGGGTTTTAGTGTAGATACGAACAAGGTGACAATTCTGGATAAAGCGGGGAATAAGACTGTCTATGAGTTGAAGACAAAGGTGGAGGTTGCTAAAGATATCGTAGATCAGATTGCTTCCCGGTTGTAG